A single window of Arcobacter venerupis DNA harbors:
- a CDS encoding tetratricopeptide repeat protein, whose translation MIEEEAFIEKIHYLYDLKRYKQVIELCMKYLYTENEYIEYLYSKIIESNLELKLLDKAEKFVNEALEKFPNNSYYHALLTRVYLERMNYTKALKEVNIALSLYPNDAYLFYLKAVVFNDRYDFIDAERMIMKALEQDSSNISYMSLYARVLYNLGNKKYKEILDNILSIDPNNSDAIYFMSTIDNKSLKKQKKGFLKALKLNPFSETYQSALKTNKRDLILFFLSIFAIVVEIFLTFQVSVPNVVKNTLIIFIIISIIHLSYYSLEAYLLTAFAIFPFFIDEKKDISLIIISIFISLFFAYFLRNIATFFKSIIISLVEAMQETKSTIKYLTIKDLPELLKVNILEIILLILSVVAFLNELAISISMIFIIPFFVLIMKKQFSFSFLLKAFVLLYLLKIISVLILPAINIYPSFSPWILALFMGIIYTQTVRRII comes from the coding sequence ATGATTGAAGAAGAAGCATTTATAGAAAAAATACACTATTTGTACGACCTAAAAAGATATAAACAGGTTATAGAGTTATGTATGAAATATCTTTATACAGAAAATGAATATATTGAGTATTTGTATAGCAAAATTATTGAATCTAATTTAGAATTAAAACTATTGGATAAAGCAGAAAAATTTGTAAATGAAGCACTTGAAAAATTCCCCAATAACAGTTATTATCATGCATTATTAACGAGAGTTTATTTGGAAAGAATGAATTATACAAAAGCATTAAAAGAGGTTAATATTGCTCTTAGTTTATATCCTAATGATGCTTATTTATTTTATTTAAAAGCAGTGGTATTTAATGATAGATATGATTTTATAGATGCAGAGAGAATGATTATGAAGGCATTGGAACAAGATAGTAGTAATATCAGTTATATGTCTTTATATGCAAGAGTGCTATATAATTTAGGTAATAAAAAATACAAAGAAATCTTAGATAATATCCTTTCTATTGATCCTAATAATAGTGATGCCATTTACTTTATGAGTACAATAGATAATAAATCGTTAAAAAAACAAAAAAAAGGTTTTCTAAAAGCTCTTAAACTAAACCCTTTCAGTGAAACTTATCAATCAGCTCTTAAAACAAATAAAAGAGATTTAATTTTATTTTTTCTTTCAATTTTTGCAATAGTAGTTGAGATTTTTTTGACATTTCAAGTAAGTGTACCAAATGTAGTGAAAAATACATTAATTATTTTTATCATTATATCTATAATTCATTTGTCATATTATTCTTTAGAAGCATATTTGTTAACAGCTTTTGCAATATTTCCATTTTTCATAGATGAAAAAAAAGATATTAGTCTGATAATCATATCTATTTTTATAAGCCTATTTTTTGCTTATTTTTTAAGGAATATTGCAACTTTTTTTAAATCAATAATTATATCGCTTGTTGAAGCAATGCAAGAAACAAAAAGTACAATAAAATATTTAACCATCAAAGATTTACCTGAATTATTAAAAGTAAATATTTTAGAAATTATTTTATTGATTCTTTCTGTAGTGGCTTTTTTGAATGAATTAGCAATTTCTATTTCAATGATTTTTATTATTCCTTTTTTTGTATTAATTATGAAAAAACAATTTAGCTTTTCTTTTTTGCTTAAAGCATTTGTATTATTATATTTATTGAAAATTATATCCGTGTTAATACTTCCTGCAATAAATATTTATCCATCATTCTCACCTTGGATTTTAGCTTTATTTATGGGAATTATATATACGCAAACTGTTAGGAGAATCATATGA
- a CDS encoding ATP-binding protein, whose protein sequence is MSEILSNKEETLEDNLKETFLFEKDLNITFDEVAGLDTLKKKANMKIIMPFQKPELFKKYNKKIGGGILMYGPPGCGKTHFAKAIAGECKASFFHVGIDQILDKWLGNSEKNIAGLFKEARAHKPAIIFIDEIDALGRKRELLKHSSSSSVINTFLSQLDGFDSDNEGILIIGATNAPWDVDSAFKRTGRFDTLFFVPPPDDNARESMFKLLLKDIPIYKIDYKKLASETNFYSGADIKGIVDSAIEIALDEILETGNERDIVTEDILASIATNKPTVTEWFDLVNNVLEYANESGEYNDVAEYLAFNKPKKKKIMGFL, encoded by the coding sequence ATGAGTGAAATATTATCTAATAAAGAAGAGACATTAGAAGATAATTTGAAAGAAACTTTTTTATTTGAAAAAGATTTAAATATAACATTTGATGAGGTGGCAGGGCTTGATACTTTAAAGAAAAAAGCAAATATGAAAATTATTATGCCATTTCAAAAACCAGAACTTTTTAAAAAATATAATAAAAAAATTGGTGGTGGCATTTTAATGTATGGCCCTCCTGGATGTGGTAAAACTCATTTTGCAAAAGCCATTGCTGGTGAATGTAAAGCTTCCTTTTTCCATGTAGGCATAGACCAGATACTTGATAAGTGGCTAGGGAATAGTGAAAAAAATATTGCTGGATTATTTAAAGAAGCTAGAGCACATAAACCTGCGATTATTTTTATTGATGAAATTGATGCACTTGGAAGAAAAAGAGAGTTATTAAAACACTCTAGTAGTTCAAGTGTAATTAATACATTTTTATCACAATTAGATGGTTTTGATTCAGATAATGAGGGCATTTTAATAATTGGAGCAACAAATGCTCCTTGGGATGTAGATAGTGCTTTTAAACGTACAGGACGATTTGATACTTTATTTTTTGTTCCTCCTCCTGATGATAATGCAAGAGAATCAATGTTCAAACTTTTATTAAAAGATATTCCAATATATAAAATAGACTATAAAAAATTAGCAAGTGAAACGAATTTCTATTCTGGTGCAGATATAAAAGGAATTGTAGATTCAGCTATTGAAATAGCTTTAGATGAGATTCTTGAAACAGGAAATGAACGTGATATTGTTACTGAGGATATTTTAGCTAGCATTGCCACAAATAAACCTACTGTAACTGAATGGTTTGATTTAGTTAATAATGTATTAGAATATGCAAATGAATCAGGAGAATATAATGATGTAGCTGAATATCTTGCTTTTAATAAACCTAAAAAAAAGAAAATTATGGGGTTTTTATAA
- a CDS encoding response regulator, with translation MTNNDLNILHNFNVLYLEDDEDLLKHTRDILEDFVNNTYAVKTSTEALDILLHKKVDVIICDILLKNENGIDFLKHIKNKNINTPIILTTAHTDTQYLLDAIKLKVENYIIKPINIKELLNSLHTILLPIIQKKEIQKNNNVIKTISAISDGKQVEIVKHIINNLDNENLFTASYTDIMDNFSISKPTLIKLFKDLAEKNILTKVQHKTYRFNESALENL, from the coding sequence ATGACAAATAATGATTTAAATATATTACACAATTTTAATGTTTTATATCTTGAAGATGATGAAGACTTATTAAAACACACGAGAGATATTTTAGAAGATTTTGTAAATAATACCTATGCTGTTAAAACTTCAACTGAAGCTTTAGATATTTTATTGCATAAAAAAGTAGATGTAATTATTTGTGATATTTTATTAAAAAATGAAAATGGAATTGATTTTTTAAAACATATTAAAAATAAAAATATAAATACTCCAATAATTTTAACAACTGCACATACAGATACTCAATATTTACTTGATGCAATAAAATTAAAAGTAGAAAACTACATAATAAAACCTATAAATATCAAAGAGCTACTTAATAGTTTACATACTATTTTACTTCCCATTATTCAAAAAAAAGAGATTCAAAAAAACAATAATGTAATTAAAACAATTTCAGCAATATCAGATGGGAAACAAGTTGAAATAGTAAAACATATTATAAATAATCTAGACAATGAAAACCTTTTCACAGCTTCGTATACAGATATAATGGATAACTTTTCAATTTCTAAACCAACTCTTATAAAACTTTTCAAAGATTTAGCAGAAAAAAATATCCTTACAAAAGTACAACATAAAACTTATAGATTTAATGAAAGTGCTTTGGAGAATTTATAA
- a CDS encoding sensor histidine kinase: MKNKFNFLISYFDSLDFKYKTSFLVFIIAGGMICIIILSQISIFTMKHDFDILFEKRTKSLMQLEHIKDSYKVNIQDTLFDFERKQITYQQSIEILKLAQEIIDRNWSLYKEQIKLRNKEFLTIFIKKFIINEENYYENKALKQSIMENINKKRELIKDEIDLIKILNSDEYFANMNLEINAISIYLTSLINYDLSLAINEKRNTDKIFNIIFIFSIIFIFIVFFFSVILSLFIINNFKKLHNSLEQKVNEKTKELQEINNYLEIKISKEVVQNRKKDIIMFQQARFASLGEMLNNIAHQWRQPLGSITMIIQSFQTKMSLGKLTPTFVDEKVNDALLLANNMSNTLEDFKNFFSPNKIKSKFSIKNCIEHSIELSKYLLLQESIEVKVKIRKDMEINSYYNELSHVFLNIISNSKDALCSNVDKNDRIIKIIVHKYKNHLVVNMLDNGGGIPEDILPKIFEPYYTTKYKSAGTGIGLYMSKQIIEKHMNGVIFCRNISHKMKNKKAFNCTLFTIKIPIQDESSENTNDK, translated from the coding sequence ATGAAAAATAAATTTAATTTTTTAATCTCATATTTTGATAGTTTAGATTTTAAATATAAAACATCATTTTTAGTTTTTATCATTGCTGGTGGAATGATTTGTATTATTATTTTGTCTCAAATATCTATTTTTACAATGAAACATGATTTCGATATTTTATTTGAAAAAAGAACAAAAAGTTTAATGCAACTTGAACATATAAAAGACTCTTACAAAGTAAATATTCAAGATACGTTATTTGATTTTGAAAGAAAACAAATCACATATCAACAAAGCATAGAAATTCTGAAATTAGCTCAAGAAATAATAGATAGAAATTGGTCTTTATACAAAGAACAAATTAAACTAAGAAACAAAGAATTTTTAACAATATTCATAAAAAAATTTATTATAAATGAAGAAAATTATTACGAAAACAAAGCTTTAAAACAATCTATAATGGAAAATATAAATAAAAAACGAGAGTTAATTAAAGATGAAATTGATTTAATTAAGATATTAAACTCTGATGAGTATTTTGCAAATATGAATCTTGAAATAAATGCAATTTCTATCTATCTTACAAGTTTGATTAATTATGATTTATCCCTTGCCATAAATGAAAAAAGAAACACCGATAAGATTTTTAATATTATTTTTATTTTTTCTATAATTTTTATTTTTATAGTATTTTTCTTTTCTGTAATTTTGTCTTTATTTATAATTAATAATTTTAAAAAATTGCATAACTCTTTAGAACAAAAAGTAAATGAAAAAACAAAAGAACTTCAAGAGATAAACAATTATCTTGAGATAAAAATTTCAAAAGAAGTTGTACAAAATAGAAAAAAAGACATTATCATGTTTCAACAAGCAAGGTTTGCAAGTCTTGGAGAAATGCTTAATAATATTGCCCATCAATGGAGACAACCATTAGGTTCAATTACTATGATAATTCAAAGTTTTCAAACAAAAATGTCATTAGGAAAATTAACTCCTACTTTTGTAGATGAAAAAGTAAATGATGCCCTACTTTTGGCAAATAACATGTCAAATACCCTAGAAGATTTTAAAAATTTCTTTTCACCAAATAAAATAAAAAGTAAATTTAGTATAAAAAATTGTATTGAACACTCTATTGAATTATCAAAATATTTGCTACTTCAAGAAAGTATTGAAGTAAAAGTGAAAATTAGAAAAGATATGGAAATAAATAGTTATTACAATGAATTATCTCATGTATTTTTAAATATAATTTCAAATTCAAAAGATGCTTTATGTTCTAATGTTGACAAAAATGATAGAATTATCAAAATAATTGTACATAAATATAAAAATCATCTTGTTGTAAATATGCTTGATAATGGTGGAGGAATCCCTGAAGATATTTTGCCAAAAATTTTCGAGCCATATTACACCACAAAATATAAAAGTGCCGGTACTGGTATTGGACTTTATATGTCAAAACAGATAATTGAAAAACATATGAATGGGGTAATCTTTTGCAGAAATATATCTCATAAAATGAAAAACAAAAAAGCATTTAATTGCACCCTATTTACAATAAAAATACCAATACAAGATGAAAGTAGCGAAAATACAAATGACAAATAA
- a CDS encoding ABC transporter substrate-binding protein — translation MSKKLLLFISIFIIFYICLKNEVFKEKTLIIGSSLPNSGIIKSWGESVSSGVNAYFTYANENNLIKNKKIEFLVYDDKYEPELTFENTKKLIFKDKVFALFGFVGTPTVKRILPILYDEDIPFFSAFTGASFLRDNKNQNFINFRSSYDQEIETLINYLSNKKKLNKIAVFYQNDDYGEEGYISLVNSLKKRDLGLIAEGSYKRNTLSINHAFNEMKDVIPEVIFIIGAYKTNSLFIKKAREHENLKDVIFCNISFGDSNSMVKELKNLGTDSENIIFSQVVPSYENTNIEAVKEYQQIMQKYYPNEPFGFLSLEAFLSSKILVNAISRITGDITREKLLYMLKTTPNDLLKGISLEYKNSQLLNKTYLFEYKNDKFIELKNEK, via the coding sequence ATGTCAAAAAAATTATTACTTTTTATATCTATATTTATTATTTTTTATATCTGTTTAAAAAATGAAGTTTTCAAAGAAAAAACTTTAATTATTGGGTCATCTCTTCCAAATAGTGGAATTATTAAATCTTGGGGAGAGTCTGTATCAAGTGGAGTTAATGCTTATTTTACTTATGCAAATGAAAATAATTTGATAAAAAACAAAAAAATTGAGTTTTTAGTTTATGATGATAAATATGAACCTGAACTAACATTTGAAAATACTAAAAAATTAATTTTCAAGGATAAAGTTTTTGCCCTTTTTGGTTTTGTTGGAACTCCTACAGTAAAAAGAATTTTACCTATTTTATATGATGAAGATATTCCATTTTTTTCTGCATTTACAGGAGCTTCTTTTTTAAGAGATAATAAAAATCAAAACTTTATAAATTTTAGAAGCTCTTATGATCAAGAAATAGAAACTTTAATAAATTATTTGAGCAACAAAAAGAAATTAAATAAAATTGCTGTGTTTTATCAAAATGATGATTATGGAGAAGAAGGTTATATCTCTTTAGTTAATTCATTAAAAAAAAGAGATTTAGGACTTATTGCTGAGGGTTCATATAAAAGAAATACTTTATCAATAAATCATGCTTTTAATGAAATGAAAGATGTTATTCCAGAAGTAATTTTTATAATTGGAGCATATAAGACAAACTCTTTATTTATAAAAAAAGCAAGAGAGCATGAAAATCTAAAAGATGTAATATTTTGTAATATCTCTTTTGGAGATAGTAATTCTATGGTAAAAGAATTGAAAAATTTGGGTACAGATAGTGAAAATATAATTTTTTCACAAGTAGTTCCAAGTTATGAAAACACAAATATTGAAGCTGTAAAAGAGTATCAACAAATCATGCAAAAATATTATCCTAATGAGCCTTTTGGCTTTTTATCCCTTGAAGCTTTTTTATCTTCAAAGATTTTAGTGAACGCAATTTCAAGAATTACAGGAGATATAACTAGAGAAAAACTACTTTATATGTTAAAAACTACTCCAAATGATTTATTAAAAGGTATTTCATTGGAATATAAAAATTCACAACTTTTAAATAAAACTTATCTTTTCGAATATAAAAATGATAAATTTATAGAGCTAAAAAATGAAAAATAA
- a CDS encoding 4Fe-4S dicluster domain-containing protein, with protein sequence MQEFIYYNASGLDFPISEQIFVTTNIEDTKNKNFLISNTSEISSEISAQEIDFYIKNSQDNLSNKIKNVLKLYEIAASKYDFALDIPYSAEISNEVLIIVNSQDEYDNFLSNIEAKDFELFSISADILKSISGNIGNLQVIVDDEGEEITLNVSQIVWFDAKQMQKERIGIFNSNLSNIQDVIKSLKQNINSYSYKKFTTYDPTICQYNERRVEICSKCEDVCPTVAITKNDKTKTLTFSQIDCFGCGGCISVCPSGSLDYAPTNRDSLFEMSKFYKDTHPLILPLKMNIQNLELELKDNVLPFAIEGEKFLDESSLLTLLQLSGSQVIFYCDFLSKGTADSIRILNDIYQKRFALDAVLVASNEEELALALEKVSFVEDSYFNFNQSGLKKREVFSQRLQKIVGNEDLGIVTTGEHIHYGTVKVNQDNCTLCLSCVGACNVDALFANESDFTLRVNPSLCTSCGYCEISCPEIDCLTIQRDEIQLQPMWFKENILAKDKLFACVECGKEFATTKAIEKIASIMAPIFAKSSETKKRTLYCCEDCKAKLMIKQGLLDA encoded by the coding sequence TTGCAAGAATTTATTTATTATAATGCTTCAGGGCTTGATTTTCCCATTAGTGAGCAGATATTTGTAACAACAAATATTGAAGATACTAAAAATAAAAATTTCCTCATATCTAATACATCTGAAATAAGTAGTGAAATAAGTGCACAAGAAATTGATTTTTATATAAAAAATTCACAAGATAACTTATCAAATAAAATCAAAAATGTTTTAAAGCTCTATGAAATAGCTGCAAGTAAATATGATTTTGCTTTAGATATTCCTTATTCTGCTGAAATCTCAAATGAAGTTTTGATAATTGTAAATTCACAAGATGAATATGATAATTTTTTATCAAATATTGAAGCAAAAGATTTTGAACTTTTCTCAATAAGTGCAGATATTTTAAAATCTATCTCTGGAAATATTGGAAATTTACAAGTTATTGTTGATGATGAAGGTGAAGAAATTACTTTAAATGTTTCTCAAATTGTTTGGTTTGATGCTAAACAAATGCAAAAAGAAAGAATAGGTATTTTTAACTCAAATTTATCAAATATTCAAGATGTGATTAAATCATTAAAACAAAATATTAACTCATACTCTTATAAAAAATTTACAACATATGACCCAACAATTTGTCAATATAATGAAAGACGAGTTGAAATTTGTAGTAAATGTGAAGATGTTTGCCCAACCGTTGCAATTACAAAAAATGATAAAACTAAAACTTTAACATTCTCTCAAATTGATTGTTTTGGCTGTGGTGGTTGCATTTCTGTTTGTCCAAGTGGTTCTCTTGATTATGCACCTACAAATAGAGACTCTTTATTTGAAATGAGTAAATTTTATAAAGATACTCATCCTTTAATTCTTCCTTTAAAAATGAATATTCAAAACTTAGAGCTTGAATTAAAAGATAATGTTTTACCTTTTGCAATTGAGGGTGAGAAATTTTTAGATGAATCATCACTTTTAACTTTGCTTCAACTTAGTGGTTCTCAAGTTATCTTTTATTGTGATTTCCTTTCAAAAGGTACAGCTGATTCAATTAGAATTTTAAATGATATTTATCAAAAAAGATTTGCTTTAGATGCTGTTTTAGTAGCTAGTAATGAAGAAGAATTAGCCTTAGCTTTAGAAAAAGTATCTTTTGTTGAAGACTCTTATTTTAATTTCAATCAAAGTGGTCTTAAAAAAAGAGAAGTTTTTTCTCAAAGATTACAAAAAATTGTAGGAAATGAAGATTTAGGAATAGTAACAACTGGTGAGCATATACATTATGGAACTGTAAAAGTAAATCAAGATAACTGTACTTTATGTTTATCTTGTGTGGGGGCATGTAATGTGGATGCCTTGTTTGCAAATGAGAGTGACTTTACTTTAAGAGTAAATCCATCACTTTGTACTTCATGTGGTTATTGTGAAATTTCATGTCCAGAAATTGATTGTTTAACAATCCAAAGAGATGAAATTCAACTACAACCTATGTGGTTTAAAGAAAATATATTAGCAAAAGATAAACTTTTTGCCTGTGTTGAGTGTGGAAAAGAGTTTGCAACAACTAAAGCTATTGAAAAAATAGCTTCTATTATGGCTCCAATTTTTGCAAAATCAAGTGAAACTAAAAAAAGAACTTTGTATTGCTGTGAAGATTGTAAAGCCAAATTGATGATAAAACAAGGATTATTAGATGCATAA
- a CDS encoding TorD/DmsD family molecular chaperone produces the protein MHKLEIDKARLFLYNILSLLFVEEYVKNNEKQIINDLEILSNNSFDEDVSVAAKNILNYLEDKGFDKLYIDYQELFIVPFGTFVSLSASWYHEQREGGFMQLKVKDVLAKTKIRKDEKTFTAPEDHYGFIFTLSAYLIEQQIKNEIKEDLQKELFQIVINPYCEELFYKLIASPSAIYSQVGVILANICNFERAYLDIQKLKK, from the coding sequence ATGCATAAATTAGAAATTGATAAAGCAAGACTGTTTTTATACAATATTTTATCTTTATTGTTTGTAGAAGAGTATGTAAAAAACAATGAAAAACAAATTATTAATGATTTAGAAATTCTATCTAATAACTCTTTTGATGAAGATGTATCAGTTGCTGCAAAAAATATTTTAAATTATTTAGAAGATAAAGGTTTTGATAAATTATATATTGATTATCAAGAACTTTTTATTGTTCCTTTTGGAACTTTTGTTTCTTTGAGTGCTTCTTGGTATCACGAACAACGAGAAGGTGGGTTTATGCAGTTAAAAGTAAAAGATGTTTTAGCAAAAACAAAAATCAGAAAAGATGAAAAAACTTTTACTGCACCAGAAGACCATTATGGATTTATTTTTACTTTAAGTGCATATTTAATTGAGCAACAAATCAAAAATGAGATTAAAGAAGATTTACAAAAAGAGTTATTTCAAATTGTAATTAATCCTTATTGTGAAGAGTTATTTTACAAATTAATAGCCTCTCCCAGTGCAATTTATTCACAAGTTGGAGTTATTTTAGCAAATATTTGTAATTTTGAAAGAGCATATTTAGATATTCAAAAATTAAAAAAATAA
- a CDS encoding twin-arginine translocation signal domain-containing protein: MANELNERRNFIKRAGIAASVLAGSVVATAATSESKDRGAGSIIGNGVVVGTSVKKEILYKKTAAWEEFYSAAK; encoded by the coding sequence ATGGCTAATGAGTTAAACGAAAGACGTAACTTTATTAAAAGAGCCGGAATAGCAGCTTCTGTATTGGCAGGCTCTGTTGTTGCAACTGCTGCAACAAGTGAGAGTAAAGATAGAGGAGCTGGAAGTATAATCGGTAATGGTGTTGTAGTAGGCACATCAGTTAAAAAAGAAATTTTATATAAAAAAACAGCAGCTTGGGAAGAGTTTTATAGCGCTGCTAAATAA